In the genome of Ptychodera flava strain L36383 chromosome 13, AS_Pfla_20210202, whole genome shotgun sequence, one region contains:
- the LOC139148151 gene encoding uncharacterized protein — MKAVDKSTAADRGKSVMDNPCRMKLKLFLAMGFYERVRPGSNDLKSFERGFKRATRKLKAHKQFISGILCRNIEDDGKYVYFNYTVFNTYEQQGRFMHNDSWTDVVLASQGQEVINHQAGYVERRVIANTLIKPLPKTPLTETTVYLIVWSQVEDGLEDKIDVENSWRIWSGMECVRRQKVCQECGLRAVTLHKRTTTNGKYNYVSRFEFTKLGGRTKLGLEVLQKLRESAPTRGIKSRAALFRPIYVYT; from the exons ATGAAGGCTGTTGACAAG TCGACTGCAGCCGACCGTGGGAAATCGGTGATGGACAACCCTTGCCGGATGAAATTGAAGCTCTTTCTTGCTATGGGATTTTATGAGCGAGTCAGGCCGGGTTCCAACGACCTGAAGTCATTTGAACGGGGATTCAAGAGAGCTACCAGGAAATTGAAAGCTCACAAACAGTTCATCTCTGGCATCCTATGCCGAAACATAGAAGATGATG ggaaatatgtatatttcaactACACGGTGTTTAACACATACGAACAGCAGGGACGATTCATGCACAACGACTCCTGGACCGATGTGGTACTGGCGAGTCAAGGTCAAGAGGTCATTAACCACCAAG CTGGTTATGTAGAAAGACGCGTGATTGCGAACACTCTCATTAAACCACTGCCGAAGACCCCATTAACAGAAACCACAGTCTACCTCATCGTATGGTCACAAGTTGAAGACGGACTGGAAGACAAAATCGATGTGGAGAACAGCTGGAGGATATGGTCGGGAATGGAGTGTGTCCGACGACAGAAG gtGTGTCAAGAATGTGGACTTCGTGCCGTTACTCTTCATAAACGAACCACAACCAACGGTAAATACAATTACGTCTCTCGGTTTGAATTTACCAAACTCGGAGGAAGGACAAAACTAGGATTGGAAGTTCTTCAAAAACTGCGAGAATCTGCGCCTACGCGGGGCATCAAGTCTCGAGCGGCTTTGTTTAGGCCCATTTACGTGTACACTTAG